The window ctcattaagaataactccttttaaaaaaagctaataaatttatttaagggtagttttgtaaatttatacatttttataaggcagacaagacaataaatgatgttcccttaaaatgtttgacttttcaaacaggacaaacaaagtgggacggagggagtatgtTGTAAACTTACGTACAGCTAGAATAAGAAGACAAATACAAGTATACTCAAACATAATACACATGGTTGGCAAAAAAAGGGTCTCATCACACGgttaacataaaagaaaaattacgcCATACAACATAGATGCCTAACAAAAATAACGAGAAACAATCCATTATATTTTATGGTTtagattaaatttaatttacgTATATACAAAGGTGTACAATAACAgtttatatattgttaagtctagaagataaattttaaattgagaaATGGATGAAATAGACATgatttgaaatggagaggattcTATTCCAAAAATTTATGAGGTAGGTTGGATGAAGAGGACAAACGTGCTTCAAGGATATTTAATCTTGGCAATCCTTAGCAAAATATGAAGACTTTATATACATAACTTTGAATCAcccataattattttaatagctTTGGCAAAATTTATACTATAAATATTAGGACTGTGAAGATGGACCctaccaaaatgaaaagagcATATGGTCTCAAAAAAATGTAGAAAGAATTACTCATACCATACAAACTATATCTGGTGACTTAGAAATATCTAAGTTGGTAAACGGTGGTGAATAGAGCTCCGTCCAATAATCATAAATGACTTTGAACGCGGTAAAAGACTTTGAAGGTCTCTCACCAACTCCAATAAAAGTCTCTTTGCTTTGTTGCTTTCACGTTCTACACTTTACCATTCTTGCAACAAAGAACAGTCATTCATCTTCACATTCCATTGTCTTTGCTCTTTAGTCTTTCCCAAGAACATGGCTGAATTTGGCTATGGCATCGTAGTGAAGGTCCTGGAGCTTCTCGGATCGGTTACTTTCCAAGAGATCAGCTCGGCATGGGGCATCAAAAGTGATCTGACAAAGCTTGAGCGCACTATCAAAGCCATCAAAGCCGTACTCTTGGATGTTGAGGAGAAGCAAGCCAGTGACCATAGGCTGAGTATTTGGCTAGGGGAGCTCAAAGACGTTCTTAAAGATGCCGAGAATGTGCTGGACGAATTTCAGTACATAGTTCTGCAGAAGGAAGTCATGAAGAGAAACGGGAGCACTAGCAAAAAGGTGAGTAATTTCTTTTCAAGTTCTAATCCACTTGCAGTCCGTTTTGAAATGGCACATAAAATCAAAAGTATTAGGAAGAGGGTAGATGAAATTTCAGCTGAGAAAGATAAATTCAATCTTGCTCAAGGACTTGAAGATAGAAAGTTAAATATGCAGGAAAGTAGGGACATGACGCACTCCTTTGTTCCTTCTCAGAATGTCATTGGTAGGAATGATGACAAAATACAGATTATAGATCTTTTGATGCAGCAAGATGCTGGCAGAAATGTCAGTGTAATTCCTATAGTTGGAATTGGAGGTTTGGGAAAAACCACACTTGCCAAGTTAGTGTATAACAATGAACTGGTAGAAAGACATTTTCAATTGAGAATGTGGGTATGTGTGTCTGAGGATTTTAATGTTACATGGTTGATAAAAGAAATCCTTAAATCTGCACTTGTTACAATTGATGAGAATTTGAGTCTAGATCAGTTGCAAATTCAATTAAGAGGACTTTTAAAAGATAAGAAATTTCTACTTGTCTTGGATGATGTTTGGAATGAAGATCATAAAAAATGgattgagttggaaaatttgttGCTTGGTGGTTGTAATGGAAGTAAACTCTTAGTGACAACACGGAATAGCTCTGTTGCTACTATTATGGGCACTGCTACCACATACAATCTAAAAGGTCTACCCAAAGAGGACTGTATGTCTTTGTTTGTGAAATTGGCATTTAAGGTaggacaagaaaataaatatccAAACCTCTTAAATATTGGAAGAGAAATTGTCAAAAAATGTAAAGGGGTTCCATTGGCAGTGAGTACTTTAGCTGGCCTACTTTATTCAAAAGTTGATGAACATGAGTGGAAATCTATTAGAGATAATGAGATATGGAATTTAGAACAAAAGGAAGGTGATATCTTACCCACATTGAAGCTCAGTTACAATCAGTTGCCATTTCACTTAAAGCAATGCTTTGCATATTGTTCTGTTTTTCCAAaagattttgaattcaaaagcCTTTGCTTGATTCAATTTTGGATGGCATATGGAATTCTTCAATCACCTAAGGATGAAAATGTAGAGTTGGAAGATGTTGGTGACTTGTATATCAAAGAGCTGTTGTCAAGATCTTTCTTTCAAGATTTTGGTCAAAGAGACTTTATGCCCATTTATACCTTTAAAATGCATGATTTAGTCCATGATCTTGCACTCTCAATTGCCAGAGGTGAGTGTTCGGTAGTGACCAAGAAGTCTACTCTTGCAGCAGAAGTTTGTCATCTGTCATTTTTGGAGAATGGATAAAAAGTTACAACACAATTAGAGAAGTTGAGCAAAGTCCAGActattattttcaaaacagagcAATTTGCGTCCTTACTTGAAGCATGTATTGCAAGATTTAAGTACTTGCGGGTGCTTGATCTGCTTGATTCATCCTTTGAGGTGTTGCCAAGTTCCATCGGAAGTTTGAAACATTTGAGATATCTTGACCTATCAAATAATTGCATAATCAATCAACTTCCAGATTCCATTTGCAACCTACATAGTTTGCAAACTTTGGGGCTTGGTAATTGCAGCAATCTTAAACGGTTGCCCAAAGGTATAAGCGACATAATCAGTCTTAGGGTTTTGAGTGTTACAACAAAGCATACCTGCTTGTCGGAGAAGGCAGTGGGTTTCTTGGATTCTCTTCGATCTTTGTGGATAATTGAATGTGAGAATCTAAAATGTTTGTTTGAAGGGATGGAGGGGCGCCTCACCAATCTTCGAACATTGGTTGTTGTACAATGTCCAAGGTTGCCCTCTTTGTCACTTAGTATCAAACACCTAACTGCCCTAGAGAACCTAATAATTGGGGATTGTGAAAAGCTTAGTTTGACGGATAAAGAAAAGAATCAAGATCTCAAGTTAAGCATCCgatcattgatgattgagaagttACCTAAGTTGGAGATTTTGCCCCAGTGGCTCCAAGCATCTGCCAACACTTTACAGCACCTACAGATTGAAGATTGTTGTAATTTCACTGCTTTTCCTGAGTGGCTGCCACATCTAAAATCACTTCAAACACTTAGAATTAAACGTTGCCATATGTTCTCATCACTCCTGGACGGGATGCAAGATCTCATTGCACTAAGAGAATTTCAGATTTGGAGATGTCCTAAGTTGAGTAGAAAGTGCATAGAAGATGTTAGGCACAAGATTGCTCATGTACCAAACATTGATTTCGATGAGTTTTTCTATGAGGATTTTGGAATTTCATAAGAGAGAGATGACGACATCAGCTTATATTTACAAGGAGAAGATGATGAGGTAAAGGCATATATGTCTTCTTGTTATTTTTGTACTATTATAGTCTCTATCTCTACTCTCTTTACTGATTTAAATTAATCCTAAAGTTGGTTAATGAACCCAaactccctttttcttttttctttttttccttttttttttttaataaaaaaaagtcaaagccCTCTTTGTCCAAATTAGATTTaaagtaaattaaaaacaaaaatatcttTTTGCATGCATGAAATTGAATTTCCAAAAGTAAAGTGGTCTtctaaatcttaattttttgtcCACCCCTTCGGACCTTCCCCAGCaaaagaagaaggggaaaaaaaaaaaaacacacacacacacacaaggaaaaagtagagaagaagaGATTTATCCTATTTAATTAATTGAGGAATTTTATCTTGTTTGTGTAACATTGTGTTTCTAAGCAAGGTATTGGCACCCAAAAACTTGAATGAAcataatagtttttatttatttatttatttatcttttgtaAATACATTTTTCCTAGTAGTATTTACttcttatatactatatattgcAAATTTCATTTCAGGAGTTCAACACAAGTTACAATCAATAGATTCTAAATGTTGCTCAATTCAAAGTCACATGTTCCTTCCGTAATTCGTAAGCATTTCTTCATTGCAATTTGTAGTACAATATGtaaatagataaatatttcTGTTGTTTAATTTAATAGTAAGtgatgtaaataaataaatgtttatattattgtaatttgtggTAAATGATGtcaataaataaacatatatgtcattttaattcaaagtaagagatgtaaataaataagaagtgATGTGTATACTCTCCTTGGCTACATTCTTGTGTATAAAGTTAAGAGATCCATGTATTTGTGTGTGCAAACATTCGttcttatattcatattttatgaTTCTTCTTCATAAGCACGAAGCACCATGTGTAATAACATGCTTAATTAATTAGAATATTTGGTGTGTAATTGCCATTGAAGGGAATGATATTTGTATTTGGAATTATAAAGTTTCATTTCCATATAAAGCTCCTTCTAACTTAAACCAAAATTATAAATGATacatcaatatcaatatattactaaaagctaaagTGTAGCGTTTAATGTGGCTGCTCTTACGTTTCGCAACATCAACTACcacatcattctttttttttttaaatataatttgtcctacaatttttaaatggtttttacaattttcagccctataaatgcagcccattacttatttatttacttctacTATCATCTTATAATAAATCCAGCccattacttatttatttacttctactatcaccctataataaatttgtataattaatccagttcaccttttatttatttagttccactatcaagcccaacccaaagccttttcagttcagcttaaaggaaaaaaaattaaataaaaaatgttgaagCCTTTAGGGTATTGTGTCTGCCttttcaacttaaaaaaaaaaaaaaaaaaaaaaaaaaaaaaaaaaaacaacaacaacaacaacaacaacacattGAAGTCTTCAGGGTTTTGCGTGACCAAATAGAATTGTGAGCAGACAGAGAGTTTGAagattgaagcttaaagaagaaaaaaaaaaattgaagcctTCAGGAATTGCGTGAGAAAACAGAGAGTTTGAAAACTACCCACCTTCTTACTCTACCGTTTCGCAATAACGACTACCTATCTGATTTCCTTCCTTCCTTTCTTTCCACATGGTGTATAAGTATTGACCGAACTTCCTGCTTCGGTTGAGGTATCTCTACATCTCAATTCTTTTTTGCCCCATTATTTTGCTTTATggtccaagaaagaagtagttcgtagactcggagctgtcacgtggttgtggtagtaagtttaCTACTCGAGGTAGTAAAAGGATGTTAGTGATTTAAGtcactattgtgtaaactttaattttttcataGTGAATtcgttttaccttgagaatagttaagttaaatcctccccaggttttttaccggtttagttttcctgggttatcatatcgttgtgttctttattttccgcactttcaatgatatgatttatctgTGTTAACCTAGAACTGCATAATTTACTcaagttaatcacttggctaaataactaggttaatttgattgtgtttttaaggagtctaaaaacgtacaagttACAACCTCTTAATATTGACCAAATGATCTTAATAttgacattattattattttaattggatACTGACTCTTGGATAGTTAAATTCTAATTCTTAGAAATTCGATCCCAAATTTTAGTGGGATATCAGaggattttattatataattggCTGTTTCATGCTATCCCCTCAAACTATTTTCCAATAATTTTTGTGGGATTGCATTTATGTTCTTCAATTTTGATATGGACAATATTGGAGTGAATTCCaacaatataaaattcaataattaacaTGATAGTAGTGGAGATTAAAGTAATTATTGTTGAgaaatcaaagttttttttgaCTCCTTTGGCTTAAGAAGGATTTGGAAAATGACACTCATTATTCCCAAACATGATAACCAGTTGCCTATAATCATTAGTGTGTCATTTTTCTCTAAGTattcttaatatattatttataattttggttTAAGTTAGAAGGAGCTTTTGatggaaatgaaaatttataattcCAAATACTAATGCCACTCCTTTCAATACAAATTATAGTCCatattttctaattaattaagCATATTAATATACACAGTGTTTATTGATTacaaaaaagaatcataaaacATGAATATAAGAATATATGCTTGCACATACCAATCACCGATTCACCGGATTACCGACTCACCGGATTACCTTGCTTGAAATTGGTTTTGTGAAGGGAATAAGGACACAGCTTGGAGTACTAATCGACCATTGTCTCGACGAGGCTCCAACTCCATGCAAGACAATGAAGGAAGAGGTGGTGGGAACGATCTTGATCTAGGCTTCGATAAATTCTTACTAGAACAAGCATTATGGAACAAGCATTATAGAACGATCTTCCTTATTCTCAAAAGCTCCACACACCTTCTCATCTTGCTCTTGTGGTTGCCCTTGTTGTTGTTTCATAGTCTCCATAGGAGGGTACGATGAGAAACTGTAAGAGCCAGTCTTAGATAGCTCTAGGTCAATATTATAAGTACGTGAAATATCAGGAAGTGGGTCGCTCTCCAATCCCAGAGTTTCTGTACATAGTTGGAGACTCTTGTGGTTCATGGAGATCACTAATCTCTTAGGAGGTGGAAGTAGTTTGGGTGCACCCTCTTTGTCTTTGGCCATTTCGGACATTATTAGAGCAATTACATCAGCTTGTGCATAAGattccgtctattttacacttaaaacctactttttctattttacactatcatttttacaaagcattcacatcaacttatctattttacaagatatttcaataaaatattcttctttctcaatttttttattatttttctcaattgCCTACATACAATACATGctctctctgtgtctctctctctgtctctcctctctctctctgtgcccatttttttctgatttgtttctctctctatacCCATCTCTCTACGCCTCTCAATATCCATTTCTGAACAgatcacctctctctctctctctctctctctctctctctctctctctctctctctctctctctctctctctctctctctctctctctctctctcttttctaccttctctcattctttctcaaaaacaacCAACCCAACCGGCCGATCCACGAACCTttcattctttctcaaaaactaCCAACCCAACTGACCGATCCACAAACCACGCCGACCGGACTTCATCACCGGCCGATCCATTCTTCACCGACCGATCCTCAAACCAAGCTCCACAACCCTCTTATCGATCCAACCTCCCGGGTCTTTTTCTCGACCCATCGACCTAGATTGCTCGCCATCAATGGCTTTTTCTACCGCTTTGTTAAGCCTCACACTTTTTAACAAACCTCTCCAATATCGCCGCTGTCACCCACAAGCACCGATCGTTCCAGTCAAGCACCGGTctatctctcttcttttttttctttttttttttggtaaaccgATGTATCTCTCTGTTGGTTTGTCTGtatgggtttgtttgtgtgtgggtgtgtttatGTGTTGATTTGTCTGTGtggatgtttttgtgtgtgggtgtgggtgtgtttgtgtgcatctgaggaagaagaagatgaggagagGAAAGTCATTGAGTTCGTTGAgcatggagaagagagagaaaaaaaggtgcgaacggaaattaataaaataataaatacacatgctatagtaaccgtgcatatatgcacggttactttTTGCACAATTATGCACAAGCTGGTGTGGATGTTTTATTGctcaaattgtgtaaaattagccactttttccattttgcacaATTATGCCCAAGCTGATGTAATTGCTCTTATGCTCCATAAATCGAATTGtattgcttcttcttttcttcttgaattGAGCTCCATATCTCTACTTTCTCTTCACAATTCTGAcgaagaagatgatgaataAATCTGCTATAAAGAGACCGATAGTTCTTTTACATAGGAGAGAAAAGAACCACTTTTTGAGCCACCTCAGTGAAAAGCGAAAGAGGCTCTCAAAAACCCTTAATGGGAAAGAGCAATAAAAACGTGATTTTAGACAAACAAAGCTAAAAGCACATAATACTATACCACCATACTTTCCATGGCCCAAAGTTATTTTTGATTCTTTACAATTTTCTTatctctacaaatttttttggactCAGCTTCTGTCCAGTGGGCACCAGACAGAAACCAGACCCAATTTTTTTGACCTATGGTAGCACTACTACCCTTGAATTTCACGCCATTGTTACAgcctttttgaattttgtaatcaCACTTTTCATGGGCTCATAGTGAGGCCTCATGACATCGACATATATGCATGATCCAACTACCCCATGGCCATAATCTCACCTAACCATTTGTACATATGCTGATAATCAGGGGTGGAGCCACATAGTggcttggggggggggggggggggcgtggcccctgcaaaaaaaaaaaaaaaaaaaaaatttcccattagactatgaagaaaaaataaatgggccCCCCCAACATTAGACAGTCGGCCCCCCTACCCATTTCTCACCCATTCTCCCAGCCCTCAAtcaaaaattaggaacaccctcaaatttaaaaaaaaaaaaaaaaaattatctgttctactttcaagcaaaaaaaaaaaaaaagcccaaaaaaaatttgaactaaaatctgaaaaaaaaaaaaaaaaaaaaaaaaaaaaaaaaaaaaaaaaaaaaaaaaaaaaaattgtaacagagccAAGCCCACAACGAGCCCAATAGGTTACAGAGGTAGCTCACTCACAACAAGCCCACGgattctcaacccaaaaaaaaaaaaaaatcaatacagaGAATCAAAAATGAAACCCATCACGTCGTTGGCAGAGAAATCAAACCCCAATACTGTCTATACagagcaaaagcaaaacaaactccagcaaaccaaacacagaggtgtttatctaaaaaaaaaaaaaaaaaaaaaaatccccaatacacaaaccaaaaccaaaccccagCAAACCAAACCCAGTAACCCATGGTCATGTTGTCG of the Quercus robur chromosome 10, dhQueRobu3.1, whole genome shotgun sequence genome contains:
- the LOC126703508 gene encoding disease resistance protein RGA2-like — its product is MAEFGYGIVVKVLELLGSVTFQEISSAWGIKSDLTKLERTIKAIKAVLLDVEEKQASDHRLSIWLGELKDVLKDAENVLDEFQYIVLQKEVMKRNGSTSKKVSNFFSSSNPLAVRFEMAHKIKSIRKRVDEISAEKDKFNLAQGLEDRKLNMQESRDMTHSFVPSQNVIGRNDDKIQIIDLLMQQDAGRNVSVIPIVGIGGLGKTTLAKLVYNNELVERHFQLRMWVCVSEDFNVTWLIKEILKSALVTIDENLSLDQLQIQLRGLLKDKKFLLVLDDVWNEDHKKWIELENLLLGGCNGSKLLVTTRNSSVATIMGTATTYNLKGLPKEDCMSLFVKLAFKVGQENKYPNLLNIGREIVKKCKGVPLAVSTLAGLLYSKVDEHEWKSIRDNEIWNLEQKEGDILPTLKLSYNQLPFHLKQCFAYCSVFPKDFEFKSLCLIQFWMAYGILQSPKDENVELEDVGDLYIKELLSRSFFQDFGQRDFMPIYTFKMHDLVHDLALSIARGECSVVTKKSTLAAEVCHLSFLENG
- the LOC126703510 gene encoding disease resistance protein RGA2-like; its protein translation is MEGRLTNLRTLVVVQCPRLPSLSLSIKHLTALENLIIGDCEKLSLTDKEKNQDLKLSIRSLMIEKLPKLEILPQWLQASANTLQHLQIEDCCNFTAFPEWLPHLKSLQTLRIKRCHMFSSLLDGMQDLIALREFQIWRCPKLSRKCIEDVRHKIAHVPNIEMTTSAYIYKEKMMRSSTQVTINRF